In the genome of Candidatus Saccharibacteria bacterium, one region contains:
- a CDS encoding DUF2207 domain-containing protein has product MKRLIAGLCSIPILLLFIPATSSAQSVDNFTFDSFDADYYLSQDDEGRSHMRVVETLVAQFPDHDQNKGIVREIPITYDGHPLSYEFVSLTRNGQPEPVYDESKEGGFAIVETGTDEYVTGQQTYEFTYTLRDVTRDLENTQELFWNVNGTGWRQPFESVTARVHLDDSTKNAFTGKITCYQGRPGSRYNCESQIGESLVTFTTTRPMKSGETLSLVMEFEPDAFSAFAEGSAGLVRWIIAAISVFLTVAGTFLGIVVRRRSPDAPGRGTIIPEYTPLKHISPLYLASIYENNKMMSRAVTAQIMDLAVRKFVKIIETERKQHFFSSKPVFELELKKTKGLSDNELKFLSAFFGDILKPGARYNLSKAKPKTTKKLHRLKTKLDKQKIDDGYRYKAKNLWLPLVVLGIAFVSALGVFINMSEAGFVLLPHQEWRTIPLPLSVIAFIVMSIILGKNAKPLTNKGRKVVDYLKGVEMYVKLAEADRLRYLQSPEGALRTSVDAKDTGQVVKLYEKLLPYAVLLNQEKQWFKQIGDYYEQQQSAPAWYAGTSSFNAAHFSTAMSQVSSTATTSSGSGFSGGAGGGGGGGGGGGR; this is encoded by the coding sequence ATGAAGCGTTTGATTGCCGGCTTATGTTCTATACCAATTCTTTTGCTGTTTATTCCAGCAACCTCGAGCGCTCAATCCGTTGATAACTTCACGTTTGATTCTTTTGATGCCGACTATTACCTATCCCAAGACGATGAAGGCCGCTCGCATATGCGGGTTGTTGAAACGCTGGTTGCTCAGTTCCCAGACCATGACCAAAACAAAGGTATCGTGCGTGAAATCCCCATAACCTATGATGGACACCCGCTTTCTTATGAGTTTGTATCGCTTACGAGGAACGGGCAGCCGGAGCCAGTTTATGATGAATCCAAAGAAGGCGGGTTTGCAATTGTTGAAACCGGCACCGATGAATACGTAACTGGCCAGCAAACGTACGAGTTCACTTACACCCTCCGGGACGTCACCCGCGATCTTGAGAACACTCAGGAACTTTTCTGGAACGTCAACGGTACTGGCTGGCGACAACCCTTTGAGAGCGTAACCGCCCGCGTACACTTGGATGACTCTACAAAAAACGCCTTCACTGGCAAAATTACCTGTTACCAGGGCAGGCCTGGTTCTCGTTATAACTGCGAGAGTCAGATCGGAGAAAGCCTCGTGACGTTTACGACTACTCGTCCGATGAAATCTGGCGAAACACTGTCGCTGGTTATGGAGTTTGAACCTGACGCCTTTTCTGCATTTGCTGAAGGTAGTGCCGGGCTTGTCCGTTGGATTATTGCTGCAATCTCGGTATTTCTAACAGTCGCCGGTACGTTTCTAGGCATAGTTGTACGACGCCGTTCACCTGATGCACCGGGGAGAGGTACTATTATCCCGGAATATACACCGCTAAAACATATTTCGCCCCTGTACTTAGCTTCAATTTATGAGAATAACAAAATGATGTCTCGCGCCGTGACTGCTCAAATTATGGATCTGGCGGTGCGCAAATTTGTGAAAATTATTGAAACCGAGCGTAAGCAACATTTTTTCAGCAGCAAACCGGTATTTGAACTGGAGCTAAAGAAGACCAAAGGTCTTTCTGACAATGAACTAAAGTTCTTGAGCGCCTTTTTTGGCGACATACTCAAACCCGGCGCACGCTACAATCTATCTAAAGCAAAACCAAAAACTACCAAAAAGCTCCACAGACTAAAGACAAAACTTGATAAGCAAAAAATAGACGACGGCTACCGATATAAGGCCAAAAATCTGTGGTTACCGCTGGTTGTTCTGGGAATCGCCTTCGTGTCAGCACTGGGAGTATTTATCAACATGTCAGAAGCCGGATTTGTGCTATTACCACACCAGGAATGGCGAACCATACCCTTACCTTTGAGTGTCATCGCCTTTATTGTTATGAGTATTATACTTGGTAAAAACGCCAAGCCGTTAACCAACAAAGGCCGAAAGGTAGTTGACTATCTAAAGGGTGTAGAAATGTACGTCAAGCTGGCAGAGGCTGATAGATTGCGATACCTTCAGAGTCCAGAAGGAGCCTTGCGCACCAGTGTTGACGCCAAGGACACCGGCCAAGTGGTAAAGCTCTATGAGAAACTACTGCCCTACGCAGTTTTATTAAACCAAGAGAAACAGTGGTTCAAGCAAATTGGCGATTATTATGAGCAACAACAGTCCGCACCAGCTTGGTACGCCGGAACAAGCAGCTTTAACGCGGCTCATTTTTCAACTGCAATGAGTCAGGTAAGTTCTACCGCTACGACATCAAGCGGCAGTGGGTTTTCCGGCGGTGCCGGCGGAGGCGGCGGCGGAGGCGGCGGTGGAGGCCGTTAA
- a CDS encoding right-handed parallel beta-helix repeat-containing protein, with protein sequence MVYNYYQGVVRERISKLALLTIALLFSLTAAIGVFSSAGASDHCQTTPAGTANYVNEVPNNAFTVTCEIGIYFDQNGTINRAQVEGATDSAMSTQYGIYVDGAKVDVRNSSVTVEEDYANRFVGVTYQDGASGAVRNSELTGALRAAVVVRGANTDVSVQKNLIAGTGAKTSGWAENGVQVDQGATASIKNNQIEGFWWDGESNWASTAIMLFADKSSVVNNDVKDSEFAFYVSGDKNKVKGNTTNSTVVSSVFSAYGILVSGEKNHIAGNKLTSDDGAVGVYFFPGSEKNRLTGNRVSGFAYPVYDGGDNVVRGLVTPVQ encoded by the coding sequence ATGGTCTATAACTATTATCAAGGTGTGGTAAGAGAGCGTATTAGCAAGCTAGCCTTGCTAACGATAGCGCTACTCTTTTCTTTAACAGCCGCGATCGGTGTGTTTTCAAGTGCTGGCGCGAGTGATCACTGTCAAACAACACCAGCCGGCACGGCCAATTACGTCAATGAAGTACCCAATAATGCGTTTACTGTAACGTGTGAAATTGGTATTTACTTTGACCAAAACGGCACGATTAACCGCGCACAGGTTGAAGGCGCTACCGACAGTGCAATGTCAACCCAGTACGGTATTTACGTTGACGGCGCTAAAGTAGACGTCAGAAATTCTAGCGTGACGGTGGAAGAAGACTATGCCAACCGATTTGTTGGTGTAACGTACCAAGACGGAGCATCAGGTGCAGTTCGTAACAGCGAGTTAACTGGTGCACTTCGTGCCGCTGTTGTTGTTCGTGGTGCAAACACAGATGTATCCGTGCAGAAGAATTTGATAGCCGGCACCGGGGCAAAAACGAGCGGATGGGCAGAAAACGGCGTACAAGTCGACCAAGGTGCAACCGCCAGCATCAAAAACAATCAGATTGAAGGATTTTGGTGGGATGGCGAATCTAACTGGGCGTCAACCGCTATCATGTTGTTTGCAGATAAGTCTTCTGTGGTTAACAACGATGTAAAAGACAGCGAGTTCGCTTTTTATGTAAGCGGCGACAAAAATAAGGTTAAGGGTAACACAACCAACTCTACGGTTGTGAGTTCTGTATTCAGCGCTTATGGAATACTAGTTTCCGGCGAGAAAAATCATATTGCTGGCAACAAACTAACCAGCGACGATGGAGCCGTAGGTGTCTACTTCTTCCCAGGATCTGAAAAGAACCGTCTAACCGGAAACCGCGTGAGCGGCTTTGCATACCCAGTGTATGACGGCGGAGACAACGTAGTGAGAGGTCTAGTAACCCCAGTACAATAA
- a CDS encoding S-adenosylmethionine decarboxylase, producing MPNSENKYGTELILDLYQCDVSKFTEQTLRVFFIELCKEIDMERYGEPMFWIDNSDTPHLKGVSAVQFITTSNVTIHCLDKLQTVFINLFSCKPYDTKQAKTFCENYFQAADSRESVIGRYYNS from the coding sequence ATGCCCAATAGTGAGAACAAGTACGGTACCGAGCTAATTCTTGATTTGTACCAGTGCGATGTGTCTAAATTCACCGAGCAAACATTACGCGTATTTTTTATCGAATTATGTAAAGAAATTGATATGGAACGATACGGAGAACCAATGTTTTGGATTGATAATAGCGACACCCCACACCTAAAAGGAGTCTCTGCCGTTCAGTTCATTACAACCAGTAACGTTACCATACACTGCCTTGACAAACTTCAAACTGTTTTTATTAATTTATTCTCCTGTAAACCTTACGACACCAAGCAGGCAAAAACCTTTTGCGAAAACTACTTTCAAGCCGCTGACAGTAGAGAGTCCGTGATAGGCAGATATTACAATTCTTAA
- a CDS encoding NAD(P)/FAD-dependent oxidoreductase encodes MGTNNTYDLIVLGTGGAGYQVAMRAKEAGKKVALINDGLFGGTCSVRGCIPKKVLAGTAEIADINRRLADLDIVASQPAMNWSSLITFKRSFTDDIPSSTENSIKEAGIDVFTGSPRFTDNLTLEVNGSTLTADKVHIAVGAKPAKLPIDGFKHMITSDDFLELDELPKRIIFVGGGYISFEFAHIASRFGAEVTILHGDDKPVAMFDDDMVKELLSASEEIGIKTELNQLVTSIEKTADTFLIKTKSGQSFEADLVMHGAGRPPAIAELNLEATNVEFDLRRGVIVNEHLQSVSNPNVYAAGDAAAAGPPLSPVAGVQGSIVAKNILGGNLEQPNYLSTPSVLFTTPVVASVGHNEASATQSQLEYDVINKDTSGWFDAKRLNQIHSKSKVLVEKKSGKIIGAHLIGNHTEDLINIFSLAIELGLTTDDIKKPIMAFPTASDDMRSMF; translated from the coding sequence ATGGGTACAAACAACACTTACGATTTAATCGTACTCGGAACCGGAGGAGCTGGCTATCAGGTTGCGATGCGCGCCAAAGAAGCCGGCAAAAAGGTAGCCCTCATCAACGACGGTCTTTTTGGTGGAACATGCTCTGTTAGAGGTTGTATTCCAAAAAAAGTTTTAGCTGGCACAGCAGAAATTGCTGATATTAATCGACGCCTTGCTGACCTTGATATCGTCGCATCACAACCTGCAATGAATTGGTCTAGCTTGATTACCTTCAAGCGTAGCTTTACCGATGACATCCCCTCTAGTACAGAGAACTCCATAAAAGAAGCCGGGATTGACGTATTTACCGGCAGCCCACGCTTTACTGACAACTTAACACTTGAAGTCAACGGCTCAACACTAACTGCCGATAAAGTTCACATTGCTGTTGGTGCCAAACCTGCAAAATTACCTATTGATGGATTTAAGCACATGATTACAAGCGACGATTTCTTGGAGCTTGATGAGTTGCCAAAACGAATCATCTTCGTTGGTGGCGGTTATATATCGTTTGAGTTTGCGCACATAGCATCACGTTTTGGAGCCGAAGTGACGATATTACACGGTGACGACAAACCGGTTGCCATGTTTGATGACGACATGGTAAAAGAACTCTTAAGTGCATCCGAAGAAATTGGTATTAAGACAGAACTAAACCAACTGGTGACTAGCATAGAAAAAACTGCGGACACGTTCTTGATAAAAACAAAGAGTGGTCAGTCGTTTGAAGCTGATTTGGTAATGCACGGCGCCGGTCGCCCCCCTGCTATTGCTGAGCTGAACCTTGAAGCGACAAACGTCGAGTTTGATCTTAGACGCGGGGTTATAGTTAATGAGCATTTGCAAAGTGTGTCCAATCCCAACGTATATGCTGCCGGTGATGCCGCTGCAGCCGGCCCGCCATTGTCACCCGTCGCCGGTGTTCAAGGATCAATTGTGGCCAAGAACATTCTGGGTGGCAACCTCGAGCAACCAAATTACCTGTCTACCCCAAGCGTTCTGTTCACGACACCAGTTGTGGCGAGTGTTGGCCATAACGAGGCAAGTGCTACACAGTCCCAGTTGGAGTACGATGTTATTAATAAAGATACATCAGGCTGGTTCGACGCAAAAAGACTAAATCAAATCCATTCAAAAAGTAAGGTGCTCGTCGAGAAGAAATCAGGTAAAATCATCGGTGCTCACCTTATCGGGAACCATACCGAAGACCTAATAAACATATTCAGTCTCGCGATTGAGCTTGGCCTAACCACTGATGATATAAAAAAGCCGATTATGGCCTTCCCAACGGCGAGCGATGACATGAGATCTATGTTCTAG
- a CDS encoding DUF2569 family protein, which produces MKRRFEDFHKTKKYIEALDAAYQQDKLSKTEILKMQSRLDQLADKYQENNEIGSDRYLLYQLQAMIFLAKEKFEDARGFLRDAESLKGDDDFDSEMISAYQNGVIGLDDNEILDAYLGRETTKETSKSNNHKKINNTKTISGWLALFGLMVIVSPFINAYYSITNMGLVLDSNTDVLPSIAVYVAMVSLGGIIIAQLFFVYWFWFFRKKKSARAFGIFIVSFLVLLLLFEIVAGIIVFSRLGMLSDFTPGIAESIPGLAVSVAWLFYLIKSQRVKQTFVN; this is translated from the coding sequence ATGAAGCGACGTTTTGAAGATTTCCACAAAACTAAAAAATATATTGAAGCACTTGACGCTGCCTATCAGCAAGACAAGTTGTCAAAAACAGAAATATTAAAAATGCAGTCGAGGCTTGATCAGCTCGCTGATAAATATCAGGAGAACAATGAGATAGGGTCTGATCGTTACCTACTATATCAGCTCCAGGCAATGATTTTTTTAGCAAAAGAAAAATTTGAAGATGCACGGGGCTTCTTAAGAGATGCCGAATCATTAAAAGGTGATGATGATTTTGATTCAGAAATGATTAGTGCGTATCAAAACGGGGTAATCGGTCTAGACGATAATGAAATTCTTGATGCTTATCTCGGACGAGAAACTACTAAAGAAACTTCGAAATCGAACAACCATAAAAAGATAAACAATACCAAGACAATATCTGGTTGGCTTGCACTCTTTGGGCTTATGGTAATTGTAAGCCCTTTCATTAACGCCTACTATTCCATAACCAATATGGGGTTGGTTTTAGACAGCAATACAGATGTCCTCCCTTCGATTGCTGTATATGTTGCAATGGTTTCACTTGGGGGTATAATCATAGCGCAATTATTTTTTGTTTATTGGTTTTGGTTTTTTAGAAAAAAGAAATCTGCTCGGGCTTTTGGAATATTTATTGTAAGTTTCTTGGTTTTACTGTTGCTCTTTGAAATAGTTGCGGGAATAATTGTATTTTCTAGATTAGGCATGTTAAGTGACTTTACGCCAGGTATCGCAGAGTCTATACCTGGACTAGCAGTTTCTGTGGCTTGGCTGTTTTATCTCATAAAAAGCCAGAGAGTGAAGCAAACATTTGTAAACTGA
- a CDS encoding DUF4238 domain-containing protein has translation MNKEDQRQPSKDKLGAIHHYVPQGYLKRFATKNNPDQIVAYEIGKKPYITNIHNIAGQRDFYTYTVVETGQKDSALEDALADVDAEGVNMMRLLDDMTDGFIDLPEKQKGNLLAYIAFQHTRNLQERKMWATSYGQSTKMHMQAVASHKKSYHKDAKKAFGEKYDYEKVENSRKAFLDGKAEIKFDPMDQYFMGAALDMSRTLYEILFTLKKAVLVSKTHDAGVFVTSDNPVTHYLTAQQRAKRPAFFQGVGYIDAIFQIPISPYRCLLLVNEDMVMETFQYNQDAVNYINYFTYHFADRWIFSNLEDRTITDHFKKFKRTAPITSISSPFNRSSKL, from the coding sequence ATGAACAAAGAGGATCAACGACAACCAAGCAAAGATAAATTAGGGGCGATACACCATTATGTACCACAAGGTTATCTAAAACGGTTTGCAACCAAAAATAATCCGGACCAAATTGTTGCTTATGAGATTGGCAAGAAGCCATATATTACGAATATCCATAATATTGCCGGACAGAGAGACTTTTATACATACACCGTCGTAGAAACCGGACAAAAAGATTCAGCGCTAGAAGATGCGCTCGCCGATGTAGATGCCGAAGGTGTAAACATGATGCGCCTACTTGATGATATGACTGATGGTTTTATTGACTTGCCTGAAAAACAGAAAGGCAATCTACTCGCGTACATAGCTTTTCAGCATACGCGCAATCTTCAAGAGCGGAAAATGTGGGCGACCTCATATGGACAATCAACAAAAATGCATATGCAAGCTGTCGCATCGCACAAAAAGTCGTACCACAAGGATGCAAAGAAAGCATTCGGTGAAAAATACGACTACGAAAAGGTTGAGAATTCTAGAAAAGCGTTCTTAGACGGCAAAGCAGAGATTAAGTTTGACCCGATGGATCAGTATTTCATGGGTGCAGCACTAGATATGAGCAGAACGTTATACGAAATACTTTTCACGCTGAAGAAGGCGGTGCTCGTTAGTAAAACGCACGACGCAGGAGTATTCGTAACCTCCGATAACCCTGTGACTCACTACCTAACAGCGCAGCAGCGCGCTAAACGACCGGCGTTCTTCCAAGGAGTAGGCTATATTGATGCGATATTTCAAATTCCAATAAGTCCGTATAGATGCCTGCTGCTTGTAAATGAAGATATGGTGATGGAAACTTTTCAATACAATCAGGATGCAGTGAATTATATCAATTACTTCACCTATCACTTTGCTGATCGATGGATATTCAGCAACCTGGAAGACAGAACTATTACAGACCATTTCAAGAAGTTCAAGCGAACAGCACCAATTACCAGCATAAGCTCCCCGTTCAACAGAAGTAGCAAATTGTAG
- a CDS encoding KTSC domain-containing protein produces the protein MTTHKEDYSWIHIGLAILIGGVILYLLFFSSGSDYVKIKYRDDKVNISASNFESLNKSDSTVKGAWYDKAQEYMVIKLGSTYYHYCEMPSVAWNDFRSSNHPYDHYEDRIRGDYDCRIYRVPRY, from the coding sequence ATGACCACACACAAAGAGGACTATTCGTGGATACATATTGGACTTGCAATATTAATCGGTGGAGTAATTTTATATTTACTCTTTTTCTCATCAGGCTCTGATTATGTCAAAATCAAATATCGTGATGACAAAGTAAATATTTCTGCTAGTAATTTTGAATCACTCAATAAATCCGATTCAACCGTAAAAGGCGCATGGTATGACAAGGCGCAAGAGTACATGGTCATAAAGCTAGGCAGTACCTACTATCACTATTGCGAGATGCCAAGCGTTGCGTGGAATGATTTCAGAAGCTCAAACCATCCCTACGACCATTATGAAGATAGGATTAGAGGCGATTACGATTGTAGAATTTATAGAGTTCCTAGATATTAG
- a CDS encoding metalloregulator ArsR/SmtB family transcription factor — protein sequence MNMRSYDDDDNVLNLFKLLADKNRYNIIRHLNMQEDCVCTMAESLDMDQSLLSHHLKKLSTEGLVQTRKVGSWVHYSLNVETFKRFEEQFKRELSIENYSPSLCVDHEACKKLTEVK from the coding sequence ATGAATATGCGTTCATATGATGATGACGACAACGTGCTTAATTTATTTAAGCTTTTAGCCGATAAAAATAGGTATAACATAATTCGGCACTTGAATATGCAAGAGGACTGCGTGTGCACGATGGCCGAATCGCTCGACATGGATCAGTCATTATTGTCGCACCATCTCAAAAAATTGAGTACTGAGGGCTTGGTGCAAACCAGGAAGGTCGGATCATGGGTGCATTACTCGCTAAATGTTGAGACATTTAAGCGGTTCGAGGAACAATTCAAGCGTGAGCTGAGTATTGAAAACTACAGCCCGTCACTTTGTGTCGACCATGAAGCATGCAAAAAATTAACGGAGGTAAAATAA
- the arsD gene encoding arsenite efflux transporter metallochaperone ArsD, translating into MSNVIIYDPPMCCSSGVCGPNPDESLMDVETMLAELKKSSFEVNRYLINQSPEKFKEDPRIIKLIQEKQLKVLPITVVDGEIIKTGSYPTIDEVHAAKKG; encoded by the coding sequence ATGTCAAACGTAATAATATACGATCCACCTATGTGTTGTTCGTCTGGTGTTTGTGGCCCAAATCCCGACGAGAGTCTAATGGATGTCGAAACCATGCTGGCAGAGCTTAAAAAGTCTTCTTTTGAGGTTAATCGCTACTTAATAAATCAAAGCCCAGAAAAATTCAAAGAAGATCCAAGGATCATTAAACTCATACAAGAAAAGCAACTAAAAGTTTTACCAATTACAGTCGTAGACGGTGAGATTATAAAAACAGGCAGTTATCCCACGATAGATGAAGTGCATGCCGCAAAGAAAGGTTAG
- a CDS encoding TRC40/GET3/ArsA family transport-energizing ATPase encodes MATKFYFFSGKGGVGKTTTSSATALHLAGQGKKTLIVTTDPASNLADVFDQKIGHDITPIQSVDNLFAMELDPDIATSEYKEKTLGPLRDILPAESLTVIEEQLNSPCTAEMASFDKFTDFLQEGTFDEVIFDTAPTGHTLRLLELPVEWSGVIETASKEGSSGQTCIGPAAALAESKEKFDRAIEAMRDKNTTSFTFVLRPESTSIQETKRSIKELQRLGIESIDLIVNGVFPAEAVDNPLAMKRQQKQKEFLRIIIKTFKTDPKILYLRSSEIGGLTKLKEIGEDLHLRTQRLSDYAFSSGKAKTLKTISSYPKTDSSIVKLLTPDPDYQTRTIFFAGKGGVGKTSVSSATGLWLAEKGYKTLVLTTDPASHLKEVFGQEIHHHPTPHKDVPNLDLAHIDAEKATEEYKEKILSQARKKYDAERLSAIEEELDSPCTEEMATFEKFMDYMSQSEYDIIVFDTAPTGHTLRLLNLPIAWDKQLEIKTLNQEQVTEVDKATKERYDKVIDRLRDPRKTTFSFVMYPETTPIIEAHRAVQELESAGITTTLVVANLVINDSYATNNFWKERRSMQQKHLDDMKKKFSGTIATLDMMPDDLNGINNLREAGYLLYGKE; translated from the coding sequence ATGGCAACTAAGTTCTATTTTTTCTCAGGTAAAGGCGGCGTCGGCAAGACGACTACATCATCTGCTACCGCCCTACATTTAGCTGGGCAGGGTAAGAAAACTCTCATCGTCACAACAGACCCCGCGTCAAACTTGGCTGATGTATTTGATCAGAAGATTGGGCATGATATTACCCCAATACAAAGCGTTGATAATCTCTTTGCTATGGAGCTTGATCCAGATATCGCAACCAGTGAGTACAAAGAGAAAACTTTAGGCCCACTCCGGGACATATTGCCAGCAGAAAGCCTGACGGTTATCGAGGAGCAACTCAATTCTCCGTGTACGGCAGAAATGGCGTCGTTTGATAAATTTACGGATTTTCTGCAAGAAGGAACATTTGATGAAGTTATATTTGATACCGCACCTACCGGCCACACGCTACGACTACTAGAACTGCCGGTTGAATGGAGCGGCGTAATTGAAACCGCTTCAAAAGAAGGCAGTAGCGGACAGACATGCATAGGTCCAGCAGCAGCCCTTGCTGAATCAAAAGAAAAATTCGATAGAGCCATAGAAGCGATGCGGGATAAAAACACGACAAGCTTTACGTTTGTGCTTCGGCCAGAATCAACCTCAATACAAGAAACCAAACGATCCATAAAAGAACTGCAGCGTCTTGGCATCGAGTCAATTGACCTTATAGTCAACGGAGTCTTTCCTGCTGAAGCCGTAGATAACCCTCTTGCTATGAAGCGACAGCAAAAGCAAAAAGAGTTTCTTCGTATAATCATAAAGACATTCAAGACTGATCCAAAAATATTGTACTTACGTTCAAGCGAGATTGGTGGATTAACGAAATTAAAAGAAATTGGTGAAGATCTGCACCTTAGAACGCAGCGTTTGTCTGACTATGCTTTTTCATCAGGTAAAGCAAAAACTCTAAAGACCATATCTTCATATCCAAAAACTGACTCGAGCATAGTTAAACTACTTACCCCAGATCCAGACTATCAAACACGGACTATTTTCTTTGCGGGTAAAGGAGGGGTAGGAAAAACAAGCGTGTCATCGGCAACTGGTCTGTGGCTAGCCGAAAAAGGCTATAAAACGCTCGTTCTCACCACTGACCCAGCCTCTCACCTTAAGGAGGTCTTCGGTCAGGAGATTCATCATCACCCCACTCCGCATAAAGATGTACCCAACCTCGACCTAGCACACATCGATGCCGAAAAAGCTACTGAAGAATACAAGGAAAAAATTCTTTCTCAGGCTCGAAAAAAATATGACGCCGAAAGATTGAGTGCTATAGAAGAAGAACTGGATTCACCCTGCACTGAAGAAATGGCTACATTCGAAAAGTTCATGGACTACATGAGCCAAAGCGAATACGACATTATCGTATTCGACACCGCACCGACCGGTCACACACTGCGGTTGTTGAACCTACCAATTGCTTGGGATAAACAGCTCGAGATAAAAACGCTAAATCAAGAACAAGTGACAGAAGTAGACAAAGCAACTAAAGAACGTTACGACAAAGTCATCGATAGGCTACGAGATCCACGCAAAACAACATTTAGTTTTGTGATGTATCCCGAAACAACGCCAATCATCGAAGCACATCGAGCAGTACAAGAGCTTGAATCTGCAGGAATCACTACCACGCTCGTTGTTGCGAATTTAGTGATTAATGATTCGTACGCAACAAACAATTTCTGGAAAGAGCGTCGTAGTATGCAACAAAAGCACCTTGATGATATGAAAAAGAAATTCAGTGGAACGATTGCCACCCTCGATATGATGCCTGATGATTTAAACGGTATAAACAATCTAAGAGAAGCGGGATATTTACTATATGGAAAAGAATAA
- a CDS encoding YlbF family regulator gives MEKNNSTQKVLFVSRDDAVSVKVAQAIFNTLVQKYALEWTADAAVLNLESVDQNHPISEPLQAKGYKTEGIHTRTLNPSDSERYRIVITLGQTSTPSTYVDADIEVWDRPNKSSGSNVDAEEIVRQIEAKVVKLVNKLHEYMDPRLASQLQGFVSTVFDYVPEVVEFKKAKDDLHAHPESLALWQKKQEIQETMKTLQDSGLPVDDQQQQLLSETMAKMRDDANIMRYLRAETFVKRATGYIGYILEQKIGVDFAPRKEC, from the coding sequence ATGGAAAAGAATAATTCGACACAGAAGGTATTGTTTGTCAGCCGCGATGATGCGGTAAGCGTAAAAGTCGCGCAAGCGATATTCAATACACTCGTTCAAAAATATGCACTAGAGTGGACTGCCGATGCAGCTGTATTGAATTTAGAATCTGTAGACCAGAACCATCCAATATCTGAGCCCTTGCAGGCGAAGGGATATAAGACGGAGGGTATACATACTAGAACTCTAAACCCGAGCGATTCTGAAAGATACCGTATTGTCATAACGCTTGGTCAGACGAGTACACCATCAACATACGTCGATGCCGACATCGAAGTATGGGATCGGCCAAATAAATCCAGCGGTAGCAATGTAGACGCCGAAGAAATAGTACGACAAATTGAGGCAAAGGTAGTGAAGCTGGTCAACAAACTACATGAATACATGGACCCTCGCCTAGCTAGTCAGCTACAGGGCTTTGTATCTACTGTTTTTGATTATGTGCCAGAAGTCGTCGAGTTCAAGAAAGCGAAGGACGATTTACATGCTCATCCTGAGTCGCTCGCACTTTGGCAGAAAAAACAAGAGATTCAGGAGACAATGAAAACATTGCAAGATAGCGGGCTCCCAGTCGATGACCAGCAACAACAATTGTTGAGCGAAACGATGGCGAAAATGCGCGATGATGCAAATATAATGCGCTATTTACGTGCTGAAACATTTGTAAAACGTGCTACAGGATACATCGGATATATATTAGAGCAAAAAATCGGTGTTGATTTTGCACCAAGGAAGGAATGTTAA
- a CDS encoding YlbF family regulator has product MSKTKAVKTPKQAARELADIINETKEMKLYKKAMEELQADKKAQELIRQFQETRETVITLQRSGIDAGESMDKLNSLQGEIGKVTAIQDLTKHQANIQKMTQDLAIEISQKINFEFSVPQSGGGGCC; this is encoded by the coding sequence ATGTCTAAAACGAAAGCAGTAAAAACCCCCAAGCAAGCAGCCCGTGAACTAGCTGATATCATCAACGAAACCAAGGAGATGAAGTTATATAAAAAAGCTATGGAAGAATTACAGGCTGACAAAAAAGCCCAAGAACTCATTCGTCAGTTTCAGGAAACTCGCGAAACGGTTATTACGCTACAGCGTAGTGGCATAGATGCCGGAGAGTCCATGGATAAGCTCAATTCTCTTCAGGGTGAAATCGGGAAAGTTACAGCAATACAAGACTTGACCAAACACCAGGCCAACATACAGAAAATGACGCAGGATCTAGCAATAGAAATTAGCCAGAAAATAAACTTTGAATTTAGTGTCCCTCAATCTGGTGGCGGAGGCTGTTGCTAA